A genomic window from Haladaptatus caseinilyticus includes:
- a CDS encoding PQQ-binding-like beta-propeller repeat protein: MSKNTRRTFLKAVGIAVGTAGVVSANTASKNRAEPLTVQDELADTDSVETHATGWRYGPVGRMQSSPAVGDGLVYLGSDDGTLRAIDCSTGTLAWENDSAGTKDHLGLTYSDGGVYVGGEYDNDEYQLSSYVADTGELDDQKRVQNGPVQSPIVAGGTAYYPTDNLTSGEVLYAVDTETGETRWTFSVDDCGSGVTSAITEEDGQIFIAHDLTVWALDADDGEVLWSYEDNNYSAIGGLSVADGSLYVGVSRDSSVEDAPNVIALDTDDGGVKWWESVGNYEIAQHVTATEDHLFLSMYSDSSFYLVAISTHDALQEWEFKAENGNFVPESTAEDGSVYVGYGPQVTAFDAATGAKQKTWQTTGDAYGAPVVTDNAIYQNTIDGYVHKFNRDE, encoded by the coding sequence ATGTCCAAAAATACACGCAGAACGTTCCTCAAGGCGGTGGGTATCGCCGTCGGTACTGCAGGGGTCGTCAGTGCGAACACAGCCAGCAAAAATCGTGCCGAACCTCTCACAGTGCAAGATGAGCTCGCGGACACTGATTCGGTGGAAACGCACGCAACTGGCTGGCGATATGGCCCTGTCGGGAGAATGCAGTCGTCTCCGGCGGTCGGCGACGGATTGGTCTACCTCGGCTCGGATGATGGTACCCTCCGTGCGATCGATTGTTCGACCGGAACGCTCGCGTGGGAAAACGATTCCGCTGGAACGAAAGACCATCTCGGCCTCACCTACTCGGATGGCGGCGTGTACGTTGGTGGTGAATACGACAACGACGAATATCAACTGTCCAGCTACGTGGCCGACACCGGCGAACTCGATGACCAGAAGAGAGTTCAAAACGGACCGGTTCAGTCGCCGATCGTCGCCGGCGGAACCGCCTACTATCCGACTGACAACCTGACGTCGGGGGAAGTATTGTACGCTGTCGATACCGAAACAGGTGAGACCAGATGGACGTTTAGCGTCGACGACTGCGGTTCCGGCGTGACCAGTGCTATCACGGAAGAAGATGGTCAAATCTTTATCGCCCACGACCTGACGGTCTGGGCACTTGACGCGGACGACGGGGAAGTCCTGTGGTCGTACGAAGACAACAATTATTCGGCCATCGGCGGCCTCTCGGTCGCCGACGGAAGCCTCTACGTCGGCGTGTCACGCGACTCATCCGTCGAAGACGCCCCGAACGTCATCGCGCTCGACACGGACGACGGAGGGGTCAAGTGGTGGGAGTCGGTAGGCAACTACGAAATTGCCCAGCACGTGACCGCGACCGAGGACCATCTCTTCCTCAGTATGTATTCCGATTCGAGTTTCTATCTCGTCGCGATCAGTACGCACGATGCTCTCCAAGAGTGGGAGTTCAAAGCCGAGAACGGCAACTTCGTGCCAGAATCGACCGCCGAGGACGGAAGCGTTTACGTTGGATACGGTCCGCAGGTCACTGCCTTCGATGCCGCTACTGGTGCGAAACAGAAGACGTGGCAGACGACTGGTGACGCATACGGCGCGCCAGTCGTC